GTACGCCCGCTCCGTGGCGACGTTCCCCGACGTCGACGCGGCGGCGGCCTTCGTCGACGACGTCCGCACCGCGGTCGACGGGTGCACCTTCAGCGCGGGCGAGTCCCGCACCACGGCCACCCTCGACGACGTCCTCACGCGCAACGCCGAGGCCTCCGCTCCGCTCGACGAGACCCTCGAGGTGCGCGCGTGGGGCGCCGAGGCCACGCCGGGGGGCGACGCCCCGGGAGCCACCAGCCTGCGCGTCTACCGGGTCGCCAACGCGGTGCTCGTCAGCCGCACCATCGACCCGACCGCCGGCGAGGCCGACCTCGACGCCCTCACGCTCGACGGCTTCGAGCTCGAGCAGTCAGCCGTGCTGGCGATGCGCTACTACGCGGGACAGGACCTGCCGTCGTACTCCGGCGCCGACCCGGTCGACCCCGACCAGGGCGAGCCCTCCAGCCCGGCCGCGTCGGTGGCGTCCGGTCAGGTGCTCACGGTCGACGACCTGCCGGCGCCGCCGGAGCGGAGCGAGGAGTGGGTGGCGATCGAGCCGTCCGACGAGCCGACGCTCGCGTGCGAGCCACAGCGTCTCCAGGTGCTGGGGTTCGCGGACGCGCGCTACGCCGAGTTCACCGCACCGATCGCGGAGGAACCGGGGACGACGCCTGACCCGAACGCCCCGGTGCTGCGCGACTCGGCGATCAACACCGCCGTGCTGGCCTTCGACTCGCGGGCGGAGGCCGATGCCGCCTACGGCACGGTCACGTCGTGGATCTCCACCTGCGACGCGCCCGTCGGCGGCCAGGACCTCACCGTCGAGGACCGCGAGCCCACGGTCGTCGTGCCGGACGGCTCCGAGGGCTACTGGTGGGCCACGTCGTACACCGCCCCCGAGGCCTGCCCGGACAGCGACTGCGACGCGATCTGGTTCGACCACCAGGGCGCGGCGCTGGTGGGGACCTACGTCGTGCTGGTCTCCTACCGCGACCTCGCCGGTCCCGTCGAGCTCGAGGGGATGGACGACCGCATGAACGCGATCTTCACCGCGGCGGTCGCGAACGCGGCGTACGGGTTGGAGGGCTGAGCCTCCCTCCCCGGCCCCCTCCCCCACCTCGTGTAACGCGGTGTTCGTGCTACGTGTGCGGTGGTCGACCACTGCTCCAGTAGCCCGGACACCGCGTTACACGTCGGTGATGGCGGGCGGGTCCGGGCCCCGGCACCCCCGGGAACGACGACGGCGCCGGCCCCGCTGAGCGGGACCGGCGCCGTCGTGCGTTCGTGCGTGAGCCGAGGCTCAGCGGCTCTGCAGGATCTCCCGCGCGAGCGCCGCCGTCTCGGACGGCGTCTTGCCGACCTTGACGCCGACGGCCTCGAGCGCGTCCTTCTTCGCCTGCGCCGTGCCGGCCGAGCCGGACACGATCGCGCCGGCGTGACCCATAGTCTTGCCCTCCGGCGCGGTGAAGCCCGCCACGTAGCCGACGACCGGCTTCGTGATGTTCTCCTTGATGTACGCCGCGGCCCGCTCCTCGGCGTCGCCCCCGATCTCACCGATCATGACGATCACCTCGGTCTCCGGGTCCTCCTCGAAGGCCTGGAGCGCGTCGATGTGCGTCGTGCCGACGATCGGGTCGCCGCCGATGCCGATGGCCGTCGAGAAGCCGAAGTCCTTCAGCTCGAACATCATCTGGTAGGTCAGCGTGCCCGACTTCGACACGAGACCGACCGGGCCCTTGCCCGTGATGGTGTGGGGCGTGATGCCGGCCAGGGACTCGCCCGGCGTGATGATGCCGGGGCAGTTCGGGCCGATCATCCGGGTGGACTTGCCCTGCAGGTAGGACCAGACCTCGGCCGTGTCCTGCACCGGGACGCCCTCGGTGATGACCACGATGAGCGGCATCCCGGCGTCGATGGCCTCGATGGCCGCGTCCTTGGTGAACGGCGGCGGGACGAAGAGGACGGACACGTTGGCGCCCGTCTCCTTCATGGCGTCGGCGACGCTGCCGAAGACCGGCAGCTCGACGTCGTTACCGTCGGCGTCCTTGTGGGTCACCGTCGTGCCGGCCTTGCGCGCGTTCACGCCACCCACGATCGAGGCGCCCGAGTCGAGCATGAGGGCCGTGTGCTTCGCACCCATGCCACCCGTGATGCCCTGGACGATGATCTTGGAGTCGGAGTTCAGGTAGATCGACATTGCTCTCTCGTCTCTTCTCTAACCGGGCTCAGGCGTTGGCGAGCTCGGCGGCCTTGTCGGCCGCGCCGTCCATCGTGTCGACCTGCGTGACGAGCGGGTGGGCCAGCTCGTCCAGGATCGCCCGGCCCTGCTCGACGTTGTTGCCGTCGAGACGCACGACGAGCGGCTTCGTCGCGGCGTCGCCGAGGAGCTCGAGCGCGCCCTTGATGCCGTTGGCGACCTCGTCGCACGCGGTGATGCCGCCGAAGACGTTGACGAACACGCTCTTGACCTGCGGGTCGTTGAGGATGACGTCGAGGCCGTTCGCCATCACCTGGGCGTTGGCGCCGCCACCGATGTCGAGGAAGTTGGCGGGCTTGACGCCGCCGTGCGCCTCACCGGCGTAGGCGACGACGTCGAGCGTGCTCATCACGAGGCCCGCGCCGTTGCCGATGATGCCGACCTGGCCGTCGAGCTTCACGTAGTTGAGACCGAGGTCCTTGGCCTTCGCCTCGAGCGGGTCGGCCTCCTCGCGGATCTCGAAGTCGGCGTGCTCGGGGTGGCGGAACTCCGACGCGTTCTCGTCGAGCGAGACCTTGCCGTCGAGCGCCTCGAGCTTGTCGCCGGCCAGGCGCGCGAGGGGGTTGACCTCGACGAGCGTGGCGTCCTCCTCGACGAAGACCGTGTAGAGCGCCTGGATCATCTCCACGGCCTGCTCGAAGACGGCCTCGGGGAACTTGGCGTCGGTCGCGATCTCGCGGGCCTTGGCCTCGTCGACACCGGTGCCCGGGTCGACGGGGATCTGGCGGACGGCCTCGGGGTTGGTCTTCGCGACCTCCTCGATCTCGACACCACCCTCGACGGACGCGATGCAGAGGTACTGACGGTTCGACCGGTCCAGCAGGAACGAGAAGTAGTACTCCTCCTCCGGCGGGGTCGCGGGCGTCACCAGCACGCGGTTGACCGTGAGGCCCTTGATCTCCATGCCGAGGATGTTCGAGGCGTGCTCGAACGCCTCGTCCGCGGTCTTGGCGATCTTCACGCCGCCGGCCTTGCCGCGACCGCCGGCCTTGACCTGCGCCTTGATGACGGTGACGCCACCGATCTCCTCGGCTGCCGCCTTCGCCGCCTCGGCCGTCTCGACGACGGTGCCGAGCGTGGTCGCCACGCCGTGCTTGGCGAAGAGCTGCTTCGCCTGGTACTCCATCAGGTCCACGATCCGACCATTCCTTTGGTAGTGAGGGTGAGAGTCCGGATTCCTCGGCGCACGATAGACCCGTGCTCCCGGTGGCAGCACAGGGGTCCACTACCTCGGAGTACGCTTGTGACCGCGGTCACAAGCGTCAATGGTTGCTCCGCGGCGGCCCCGTCGCAGCGGGTGGACGGGCGGCGGCGCGCCTGTCCGAACGGAGGGGGCTTTTCCACAGAAACAGCCGTGCCGCGATTTCCAGGGGGCTCCGACGTCCGTTACAGTCGGGCGCTGACTTCCCGAGGACCGATTGCAGGGTGCCCCCGCGCCCCGCAGAAGAACGAGGATCAAGAGGTACATGGGCAACCACCGAGCAGATCACCGCGGCTCCCGCCGCCTCGGTGGATCGACCTCTGGTGACGCAGCCCGCCCCGTCGGAGGCAAGCGCGCGGCCCGCCCCGAGCCGCGCCGCCGTGCCACCACGGTCGAGCGGAGCGCCACCACCGAGATCAGCACCCCCGCGATCGAGCGCGACGTCACCACGACGCGCCCCGTGACGGCCACCCCGGTGCGTGCGGCGCACGAGGGCACCCGGTTCGAGGACACGACGCTGACGCTCCCGGCCGTGACCGCGAGCGTCCCCGCCCCCACGACGTACGACGTGCGTGGCTACGCGGCGCAGGCCCGCGCGGAGGCGAAGGCCGAGGCCCGCGCCCAGACCGCCGCCGCGCGCTCCGCCGAGCCGGGTCGTCGCCGCGCGGTGAAGGAGGCGAAGCCGGCGTCCACCGGCACCGGCTTCCGCATCCCCGTCCGCCCCTCCGGCCCCGTCCTCGCGGGCGTGGCCGTGCTCGCCATCTCGACCGGCGGTGCGCTCACGGCCGGCGGCGCAGGCACCACCACCGACGTCGACCAGCCCACGACCCAGGTCGCGGCCAGCGGTGCGATGTCGGGCACGACGGTGGCCTCGAGCGGCGACCTGCTCACGGAGCGGAACCGCGCCGTCAGCCGCGACTCGCAGCGCGACGCCCTCGCGGACGCGACGGTCGACGAGGCCACCCTCCAGCAGACGGAGGAGATGGCGGAGGAGCGCGCCACCGCGATCAGCGCCCTCGGCCAGGCGGCCGAGCAGGAGGCCCAGCGGGTCGCCGCGAACGCGTGGGTGCTGCCCGTGGCGAGCTACCGCCTCACCAACCGGTTCGGCCAGGCCGAGTCCTACTACGCGTCGGGCTACCACACGGGTCTCGACTTCGCCGCCCCGTCGGGCACGACGATCAAGGCCGTCGCCGGCGGTCGCGTGACCCAGGCCGGCTACAACGGCAGCTACGGCAACAAGACCGTCATCACGCTCGAGGACGGCACGGAGATGTGGTACGCCCACCAGTCGTCCATCGCCGTCTCCGTCGGCGACACGGTCGCCGCGGGCGACGTGATCGGCTACGTCGGTTCGACCGGCAACAGCACCGGCCCCCACCTCCACCTCGAGGTGCGACCCGGCGCCGGTGACCCCGTCGACCCGTACGCGGCGCTCCAGCAGAACGGCGTCACCCCCTGATCCGTCGCTCGTCGTCGGGATAGTCCCTGACGTTTTCGACCACCTGGATCGATCCAGTGGTCGGAAACGTCAGGGACTATCGCGTTCGGGGGCGACGCCGCCCCGCGGTCAGAGCTTCTCGACCGGGGCGTAGCGCAGCAGCAGGCGCTTGACGCCGCTGCTGCCGAAGTCGATCGAGGCGATGGCCTTGTCGGCCACGCCGTCGACCGTGACGACGGTGCCCATCCCGAAGGTGTCGTGGACGACGCGGTCGCCGGGCGCCAGGTTGGGCACCTCGCGGGCCTTCTTCGCCTTCGCGGCCGCGTCGGCACGGGCGGCGGCCGCCGAAAAGTTGCGGCGCCCGGCCGCGGTGGGCGCGCCGAGGGGCGTGGAACCGGACCGCGACGAGCCGCCCCAGGACGACCCCAGGTCGGGACGGTTCCACGTCGTCATCGCGGCGGCGGTGCGTCGCCAGTCGACCAGGGTGGCCGGCAGCTCGTCGAGGAACCGCGACGCGGGGTTGTGCGAGGGGGCGCCCCAGGCGGACCGCACGACGGCGCGCGACAGGTAGAGCCGCTCCCGGGCGCGGGTGAGCCCCACGTACGCCAACCGGCGCTCCTCCTCCAGCTCCTTGCGGTCCCCCAGGGCGCGCATGTGGGGGAAGACCCCGTCCTCCATGCCGCTGAGGAAGACCACCGGGAACTCCAGGCCCTTGGCGGTGTGGAGCGTCATGAGCGTGACGACGCCGTCACCGCCGTCGTCGTCGGGGATCTGGTCGGCATCGGCCACCAGGGCGACCCGCTCGAGGAAGTCGCGCAGGCCCGGCTGCACCGTGCCCGCCTCGACGTCCTCGGGGTCGGCCGACGGGCCTGCCTGCGGGTCGTCGGCGAACTCCCGCGCCACGGCGACGAGCTCCGCCAGGTTCTCGACACGCGTGTGGTCCTGCGGGTCGTCGGACTCCTCCAGCTCCGCCAGGTAGCCCGACCGGTCGAGCGCCGCCTCGAGGATCACGTCGGGACGCTCGTCGGCCGCCACCATCTGCTGCAGCTCCTCGACCACGTCGACGAAGCCGCGGATGGCCTTCACCGACCGCGACGCGATGCCGTCGGCCCGGTGCGCGACCCGCAGGGCCTCCCAGTACGTCGTGCCCTCGCGCGCCGCCAGCGCCGCCACGCACGCCTGGGCCCGGTCGCCGATCCCCCGCTTCGGGGTGTTGACCACCCGGCGCAGCGAGATCTCGTCGGCCGGGTTGGCGAGCATGCGCAGGTAGGCCAGCGCGTCGCGGACCTCCTTGCGCTCGTAGAACCGGACGCCCCCGACCACCTTGTAGGGCAGCCCGACGCGCACGAAGATCTCCTCGAACACGCGCGACTGGGCGTTGGTGCGGTAGAACACCGCGACGTCGCCGGCCCGCACTCCGTGGTCGTCGGTCAGCTTGTCGATCTCGTCGGCGACGAAGCGGGCCTCGTCGTGCTCGTCGTCCGCGACGTAGCCGACGATCGGCTCCCCGTCCCCCGCGTCGGACCAGAGCCGCTTCGGCTTGCGGCCCTCGTTGTTGCCGATGACCGCGTTGGCGGCGGTGAGGATCGTCTGGGTCGAGCGGTAGTTCTGCTCGAGCAGCACGGTCGACGCGTTGGGGAAGTCCTGCTCGAAGTCGAGGATGTTGCGGATGTTGGCGCCGCGGAACGCGTAGATCGACTGGTCGGCGTCACCCACCACCATGAGCTCGCTCGGCGGCACGCGCTCCCCGCCGGAGCCACCCGCGTCGCCGGGGGCCTCGGCGCCCGCGAGCACGGAGTCGCGCGCCGCCTCGGGGTCGTCGGCGCACAGCTGGTGGATCAACGCGTACTGCGCGTGGTTGGTGTCCTGGTACTCGTCCACGAGCACGTGCCGGAACCGCCGCCGGTAGACCTCGCGCACCTCCGGGTACGCCGCGAAGAGGTGCACCGTCGTCATGATGAGGTCGTCGAAGTCGAGCGCGTTGGCCGCCTGCAGGCGCTTCTGGTACTCCGCGTACGCCGAGGCATAGGCCTGCTCGACGCCGTTGTCCGCCTCGGCGGCCGCCTGCTCGGCGTCCTTCAGCTCGTTCTTCGCGTTGGACACCCACGCCAGCACCGCCCGCGGCTGGTAGCGCTTCGGGTCGAGGTCGAGGTCGCCCAGCACCAGGGTCATCAGCCGCTGGGAGTCGGCCGCGTCGTAGATGGAGAAGCTCGACGAGAACCCCAGCCGCTCGATCTCCTTGCGGAGGATGCGGACGCAGGCCGAGTGGAACGTCGAGACCCACATGACGCGGGCCCGGCGACCGACGAGCGCCTCGACGCGCTCCTTCATCTCGGCGGCGGCCTTGTTGGTGAAGGTGATGGCCAGGATCGACCCCGGGTGCGCCTTGCGCTGGCTCACCAGCCACGCGATCCGGCGGGTCAGCACGCGGGTCTTGCCCGACCCCGCGCCCGCGACCACCAGCAGCGGGGCGCCCGCGTGGACGACCGCCTCGCGCTGCGGGTCGTTCAGTCCCTCCAGGAGGGCCTCGGCACCCGATCCGCTCGGGCGGTCCGACGCGCCCGGGGCGTCGCCCGACGCAGCCGGGGTGCGCCCCTCCGCAGACGTCGCGGAGGACGTCGACGGCGACGCCGCGGGCGGCAGGAGGTGCTCGAGGCCGGGGATCATGGAGGAGCTGCTCATCGTCGGGCCAGCCTACGTCCGGGCGCCGACGTTCCTGGCCCCGGCGACCCCGACGGACGGGGGCGCCGGGCATCTGCTCAGAAGGTGTGCACGGGCGAGACGAAGATCGCGACGACGACCTCGACGATGCTGAGCGTCAGCAGCCCGAAGAACAGGCCGTCGGGGATCCGCGGCTTCCGCACGTTGGCCATGACCAGCACGAGCAGCACGAGGCCGATCGTGAACTTCACGGCGATCTTCACGTGGTCGACGTCGGCGTCGCCGGCCTCCAGCACGCCGACGAGCAGGAGCCCGGCCACGAAGGCCGTGCCGATGCCGTCGCGCACCGGGGGCGTGATCCGCTTCTCCTCGTCGCGCACCTGCGCGAGGAGACCGCCGATGAGGGCGGCGAAGCCGAGCACGTGCAGGAGCAGGAGGACGAGGCGCAGGATCTCCACGGACGGGACCCTACGGCGTCCCGGGCACGACCGGGGGCACGACCTCGAGCTCGATCTCGGGGGCGAGGCGGTACGGCGCTGTGCCGAGCACCGCCCCGAGCACGCGCCGCATGCGCGAGACCTCGGCCCGGACGGTCACCTCGTGGGTGTCGTCCCCGAACAGGTCGCGGCTCAGCGCCGCGGGCGTGAGGCCGGCGGGGCCGGCGGCCGCGACGCGCACGAGGATGTCGGCGTGGCGTCGGCTCAGGGCCCGGCGCCACTGCTCGCCGCCCGAGGTCGCCTCCAGGAGCGGCTCCCCGCGCAGGTCGAGCCGCATGCGGAGCCGCCGTTCGGCCGCCGCGGGGCGCACGAGCCACCCACCGTCGAGCCGCTCCGGCAGGCAGACCCCCAGGCCCGGCACCGCGACGGTGGTCTCGGCCCGCGGTGCGGCGATGCGGTCGCGCACGGCGATGCCGGAGCGGTGGGCCACCCAGCCGTCGTCGTCGACGACGAGGAGGGGACCCGTCGACGTACCGATGACGTGGTCGCAGGAGCGGCGCAGCCGGTCGAGGCGCTCCGCGTGCAGCTGCGCCAGGCGGGCCTCGGCGAGCCGGACCGCCGTCTCGACCAGGGCGGTGATGGCGGGGTGCATGGTCAGCGCCGGCCCGCTGACGTCGACGACGCCGAGCAGGTCGCCCGTGCGGGGGTCGTGCAGCGGCATGGCGGTGCAGTACCAGGGGTGCTGCTGGGCCTCGAAGTGCTCCGCCGAGAAGAGCTGCACGGGCGCCTGCTCGGCGAGGGCCGTGCCGATCGCGTTGGTGCCGACCTGCGACTCCGACCAGAGCGCACCCTCGCCGAACCCGAGCGTGTCGGCGCGGCGGCGCACGGCGCTCGCCCCCTCGCGCCACAGGATGATCCCGTCCGCGTCGGTGACGACGAGCAGGAAGCGGGAGGCGTCGGCGACGCTGGCGAGCGCCCGGCGCAGGTCGTCGATGACGTCGGACAGGGGCGACCTCCTGCGTCGCGCCTCCACCTCCGCGAGGGGCAGCGGGTCGCGGGCGCCGGCGCCGTCGGGGTCCAGGCCGAGCTCCAGCATGCGCCGCCAGGACCGCGCCACGACCGCCCGCGGACGCGCGCCCGGAGCGAGCCGCGTGCCGCCGAGCACGGCGTCGTGCACGCGCCGCAGCTCGCGGGCGTGGACCGTCAGGTCGGTGCCGGGTGCGACCGCGCTGAACCCCGCGCTGAACGCCATGCCACCTCCCGCTGCCGCGTGGCCCGCACCGCGTCGTACGGACCTCGGCAGCATAGGCCGCGCCGTGACGGGGGTCACGGTGCAACCCGGTGCAACGTGGTGCGCCAGTGCGCGACGCCGTCGGCAGCCCCCGACGCCCCCGACGCCCCCGACGCCCGCAACGCGTCGCAACGCTTCCGCGGCCGAACCTGGGAGGCGTGTCCTGGGTCACACCCGATCGGAAGGAACACCATGACCCAGATCGCCGAACGGCCCACCGACACGGCCCCGACCGACCACCCGACCGACCCCACGGCCCGCGCCGCCGCCTGGTTCGACCGGTTCGAGGCCGCGCTCCGCGCCCGGGACGTCGCCGGCGCCGCCGAGCAGTTCGCGACCACCAGCTTCTGGCGCGACCTCGTCGCCTTCAGCTGGAACCTGACCACCGTCGAGGACCGCGCCGGGGTCGCCGACCTCCTCACCGCGACGCTCGAGGGCACCGACCCGCACGACTTCCGCCTCAGCGAGGACGCGACCGAGGACGACGGCGTCGTCACGGCGTGGTTCGAGTTCGCGACCGCCACCGGCCGCGGCCGCGGCCTGGCCCGCCTGCGGGACGAGGACGGTCGCCTCGTCGTGTGGACGTTCCTGACGACGCTGTTCGAGCTCACGGGGCACGAGGAGCCGCGCGGCACCCGCCGCCCGATGGGCGCCGAGCACGGCGCGCGGCGCGACCGCCGCACGTGGAGCGAGCAGCGCCAGGAGGAGGCGGCGTCGCTGGGATCGACGACGCAGCCCTACGTGCTGGTCATCGGCGGCGGCCAGGGCGGCATCGCGCTCGGCGCCCGCCTCCGTCAGCTCGGCGTGCCCAGCCTCGTCATCGACAAGCACCCGCGGCCGGGCGACCAGTGGCGCAGCCGCTACAAGTCGCTGTGCCTGCACGACCCGGTCTGGTACGACCACCTGCCCTACCTGAAGTTCCCCGACAACTGGCCGGTCTTCGCACCCAAGGACAAGGTCGGGGACTGGCTCGAGTTCTACACGAAGGTGATGGAGGTGCCGTACTGGTCCTCGACCACCGCCACGTCCGCGTCCTACTCGGAGGAGACCGGGACCTGGACCGTCGAGGTCGAGCGGGAGGGGCAGCCGCTCACGCTGCGGCCGACCCAGCTGGTGCTCGCCACCGGCATGTCGGGCAAGCCCAACTGGCCCACCTTCGACGGCCAGGACGTCTTCCGCGGCGAGCAGCAGCACTCCTCGCAGCACCCCGGCCCCGACGCCTACCGCGGCAAGAAGGTCGTCGTCATCGGCTCCAACAACTCCGCCTTCGACATCTGCGGGGCCCTCTGGGAGAACGACGCCGACGTGACGA
This Nocardioides alkalitolerans DNA region includes the following protein-coding sequences:
- the sucD gene encoding succinate--CoA ligase subunit alpha, with protein sequence MSIYLNSDSKIIVQGITGGMGAKHTALMLDSGASIVGGVNARKAGTTVTHKDADGNDVELPVFGSVADAMKETGANVSVLFVPPPFTKDAAIEAIDAGMPLIVVITEGVPVQDTAEVWSYLQGKSTRMIGPNCPGIITPGESLAGITPHTITGKGPVGLVSKSGTLTYQMMFELKDFGFSTAIGIGGDPIVGTTHIDALQAFEEDPETEVIVMIGEIGGDAEERAAAYIKENITKPVVGYVAGFTAPEGKTMGHAGAIVSGSAGTAQAKKDALEAVGVKVGKTPSETAALAREILQSR
- a CDS encoding GAF domain-containing protein — protein: MAFSAGFSAVAPGTDLTVHARELRRVHDAVLGGTRLAPGARPRAVVARSWRRMLELGLDPDGAGARDPLPLAEVEARRRRSPLSDVIDDLRRALASVADASRFLLVVTDADGIILWREGASAVRRRADTLGFGEGALWSESQVGTNAIGTALAEQAPVQLFSAEHFEAQQHPWYCTAMPLHDPRTGDLLGVVDVSGPALTMHPAITALVETAVRLAEARLAQLHAERLDRLRRSCDHVIGTSTGPLLVVDDDGWVAHRSGIAVRDRIAAPRAETTVAVPGLGVCLPERLDGGWLVRPAAAERRLRMRLDLRGEPLLEATSGGEQWRRALSRRHADILVRVAAAGPAGLTPAALSRDLFGDDTHEVTVRAEVSRMRRVLGAVLGTAPYRLAPEIELEVVPPVVPGTP
- the pcrA gene encoding DNA helicase PcrA — encoded protein: MSSSSMIPGLEHLLPPAASPSTSSATSAEGRTPAASGDAPGASDRPSGSGAEALLEGLNDPQREAVVHAGAPLLVVAGAGSGKTRVLTRRIAWLVSQRKAHPGSILAITFTNKAAAEMKERVEALVGRRARVMWVSTFHSACVRILRKEIERLGFSSSFSIYDAADSQRLMTLVLGDLDLDPKRYQPRAVLAWVSNAKNELKDAEQAAAEADNGVEQAYASAYAEYQKRLQAANALDFDDLIMTTVHLFAAYPEVREVYRRRFRHVLVDEYQDTNHAQYALIHQLCADDPEAARDSVLAGAEAPGDAGGSGGERVPPSELMVVGDADQSIYAFRGANIRNILDFEQDFPNASTVLLEQNYRSTQTILTAANAVIGNNEGRKPKRLWSDAGDGEPIVGYVADDEHDEARFVADEIDKLTDDHGVRAGDVAVFYRTNAQSRVFEEIFVRVGLPYKVVGGVRFYERKEVRDALAYLRMLANPADEISLRRVVNTPKRGIGDRAQACVAALAAREGTTYWEALRVAHRADGIASRSVKAIRGFVDVVEELQQMVAADERPDVILEAALDRSGYLAELEESDDPQDHTRVENLAELVAVAREFADDPQAGPSADPEDVEAGTVQPGLRDFLERVALVADADQIPDDDGGDGVVTLMTLHTAKGLEFPVVFLSGMEDGVFPHMRALGDRKELEEERRLAYVGLTRARERLYLSRAVVRSAWGAPSHNPASRFLDELPATLVDWRRTAAAMTTWNRPDLGSSWGGSSRSGSTPLGAPTAAGRRNFSAAAARADAAAKAKKAREVPNLAPGDRVVHDTFGMGTVVTVDGVADKAIASIDFGSSGVKRLLLRYAPVEKL
- the sucC gene encoding ADP-forming succinate--CoA ligase subunit beta, translating into MDLMEYQAKQLFAKHGVATTLGTVVETAEAAKAAAEEIGGVTVIKAQVKAGGRGKAGGVKIAKTADEAFEHASNILGMEIKGLTVNRVLVTPATPPEEEYYFSFLLDRSNRQYLCIASVEGGVEIEEVAKTNPEAVRQIPVDPGTGVDEAKAREIATDAKFPEAVFEQAVEMIQALYTVFVEEDATLVEVNPLARLAGDKLEALDGKVSLDENASEFRHPEHADFEIREEADPLEAKAKDLGLNYVKLDGQVGIIGNGAGLVMSTLDVVAYAGEAHGGVKPANFLDIGGGANAQVMANGLDVILNDPQVKSVFVNVFGGITACDEVANGIKGALELLGDAATKPLVVRLDGNNVEQGRAILDELAHPLVTQVDTMDGAADKAAELANA
- a CDS encoding M23 family metallopeptidase, whose translation is MGNHRADHRGSRRLGGSTSGDAARPVGGKRAARPEPRRRATTVERSATTEISTPAIERDVTTTRPVTATPVRAAHEGTRFEDTTLTLPAVTASVPAPTTYDVRGYAAQARAEAKAEARAQTAAARSAEPGRRRAVKEAKPASTGTGFRIPVRPSGPVLAGVAVLAISTGGALTAGGAGTTTDVDQPTTQVAASGAMSGTTVASSGDLLTERNRAVSRDSQRDALADATVDEATLQQTEEMAEERATAISALGQAAEQEAQRVAANAWVLPVASYRLTNRFGQAESYYASGYHTGLDFAAPSGTTIKAVAGGRVTQAGYNGSYGNKTVITLEDGTEMWYAHQSSIAVSVGDTVAAGDVIGYVGSTGNSTGPHLHLEVRPGAGDPVDPYAALQQNGVTP
- a CDS encoding NAD(P)/FAD-dependent oxidoreductase, which codes for MTQIAERPTDTAPTDHPTDPTARAAAWFDRFEAALRARDVAGAAEQFATTSFWRDLVAFSWNLTTVEDRAGVADLLTATLEGTDPHDFRLSEDATEDDGVVTAWFEFATATGRGRGLARLRDEDGRLVVWTFLTTLFELTGHEEPRGTRRPMGAEHGARRDRRTWSEQRQEEAASLGSTTQPYVLVIGGGQGGIALGARLRQLGVPSLVIDKHPRPGDQWRSRYKSLCLHDPVWYDHLPYLKFPDNWPVFAPKDKVGDWLEFYTKVMEVPYWSSTTATSASYSEETGTWTVEVEREGQPLTLRPTQLVLATGMSGKPNWPTFDGQDVFRGEQQHSSQHPGPDAYRGKKVVVIGSNNSAFDICGALWENDADVTMVQRSSTHIVKSASLMEIGLGALYSERALAAGMTTEKADLVFASLPYRIMHEFQIPLYDRIREQDADFYARMEAAGFDLDFGADDSGLFIKYLRRGSGYYIDVGAAELVADGEVKLAKGEVSHLTEDAVVLEDGTTLPADLVVYATGYGSMNGWAADLISPEVADRVGKVWGLGSDTPKDPGPWEGEQRNMWKPTQQPGLWFHGGNLHQSRHYSLYLALQLKARFEGIATPVFAQAEVHHRS